From a single Candidatus Stygibacter australis genomic region:
- a CDS encoding right-handed parallel beta-helix repeat-containing protein: MKNLICFVSIMLITLSAYATTLVVDQFNGPYYTINAAYNDAVDDDTILIYPATYLESVDISKAITLEGVDPNSTIIQSNNDYAVKINNGNVTISNLKIICTHEGIEVHASSPIIKHCIVENSDKGIFVFTQTTNIQNCVIKDCSVGLRYNHSSTGKSLNNLIYNCTSYGIEIYTDAWSPGQVDFFNNIIINCNYGFGTTYYCHYDGDLAYNCFYNNSTNTSGANLGPGNIFDINPLLTDYENGNYYLHSDSPCIDTGIPGVEYEDLDGTRNDMGIFGGPTEWSMGKPTVLDVQINPESVLPGETFDIEATSQIK, translated from the coding sequence ATGAAAAATTTAATATGTTTTGTTAGTATTATGCTGATAACGTTATCAGCTTATGCAACAACTCTGGTTGTTGATCAATTTAATGGACCTTATTACACGATTAACGCTGCTTACAATGATGCTGTGGATGATGATACAATTTTAATCTATCCTGCAACATATCTGGAATCCGTAGACATTTCGAAAGCTATAACGCTGGAAGGAGTAGATCCAAATTCGACAATTATTCAATCGAATAATGATTATGCAGTAAAAATTAACAACGGCAATGTTACAATTTCAAATCTTAAAATTATTTGTACACACGAAGGAATTGAAGTACATGCTTCATCCCCAATTATTAAGCATTGCATTGTTGAAAATTCAGATAAAGGAATTTTTGTATTTACTCAAACAACAAATATTCAAAACTGTGTTATTAAAGATTGTTCTGTTGGATTACGTTATAATCATAGTTCAACTGGAAAATCACTAAATAATTTAATATATAATTGTACATCATATGGAATCGAAATATATACAGATGCATGGTCACCTGGACAAGTTGATTTTTTTAATAATATCATCATTAATTGTAATTATGGTTTTGGAACAACTTACTATTGCCATTATGATGGTGATTTAGCTTATAACTGCTTTTATAATAATTCAACTAATACAAGTGGAGCGAATCTTGGACCTGGTAATATTTTTGATATAAATCCATTATTAACAGATTATGAAAATGGAAATTATTATCTTCATTCAGATTCACCATGCATTGATACAGGTATTCCAGGGGTTGAATATGAAGACCTAGATGGAACTCGAAATGATATGGGAATTTTTGGTGGACCAACAGAATGGAGTATGGGAAAGCCAACTGTTTTAGATGTTCAAATAAATCCCGAATCAGTTTTACCTGGAGAAACATTCGACATAGAAGCTACCAGCCAGATAAAGTAA